The following is a genomic window from Gemmatimonadaceae bacterium.
ACCGCTGGAAGTGCCAAGTGTCTGGCCACTCTGGAAGGCTGCCGACTGGATGGAGCGCGAGTGCTACGACATGTTCGGCATCCGTTTCGTGGGGCATCCGGATCTCCGCCGCATCCTGATGTGGGAGCAGTACAAGGAAGGATTCCCGCTGCGCAAGGATTTCCCGCTGCGCGGCCGCTTCAGCCGCGCCGAGCAGCTTCGTCAGGCCCTCACGCAGAATCCGGAAGCGAAATACTCGATGGAAGAGCTTGCGATCGCCGACGCATTCGAGGATCTGCCCGCGGACATGCGGAAGCGCCTCGGCACCGGTGAACGGACGGGTGAGTAGAATGGCATCAGGCAATCGTACGATCGAAGTCGAGCTGTCCACGACAGGGCTCGACGCGCAGGGCAGGCCGCAGCGCGTTCCGCTGGTCACGAACGATGGCGGCTCTCCGCTCGAGATTTCCGCGCCGCTGGCGATGGAACCCGAGCTTTCGGGCGATCACATGCTCATCAACATCGGGCCGCAGCATCCGGCGACGCACGGGGTGCTTCGGCTGGTGCTCGAGCTCGACGGCGAGACGGTGGTGCGTTGCATTCCGCACATCGGCTACCTGCACTGCGGATTCGAGAAGATCGGCGAGTACCGCCAGTACAACCAGATCATCCCGTGGACCGATCGCGAAGATTATCTCAACTCGATCGGCAACAACGTCGCATTCGCGCTCGGCGCCGAGCGGCTGTTCGGCATTGACATCACCGAGCGGTGCGAAGTCCTTCGCGTAATCGCTGCGGAGCTTTCGCGGATCATCTCCCACCTGGTCTGGGTCGGCACGACGTGCATTGACATCGGCGCGTTTACGCCGTTCCTGTGGGCGTTCCAGGAGCGCGAGAACGTCTACAATCTGCTCGAGAGCTGGGTCGGCGCGCGACTCACCACATCGGCGACGCGCGTCGGCGGAATGGCGGCGGACATCCCGTCCGGATGGATGGACGGGCTGCGCCAGTTCATGCGCACCCTCCCGCACACGATTAACGAAGTAGATCGCATCATCACGAAGAACGGCATCTGGGTCGGACGCACGATCGGTCTCGGCGTGATGACGCCGGACGAAGCGATCAACTGGGGACTCTCCGGCCCGATGCTTCGCGCGTCGGGCGTGGATTACGACGTGCGCAAGGATTTCCCATACCTCGGATACGAGAATTACGACTTCGATGTTCCCGTCGGCACCAACGGCGATGTCTACGACCGTTATCTCGTGCGCATGGAGGAGATGCGGCAATCCGTGCGCATTCTCCAGCAGGCCGCCGACAGACTTCCCGACGGCCCTGTCAACGTGGACGATGCGCGCGTGATTCTTCCGCCCAAGTCCAAGGCGACGAGTGAGATGGAATCCATGATCCATCACTTCAAGCAGGTGATGGAAGGTCCGCGTCCGCCCGCCGGCGAGTCCTACGTCGCCGTCGAAAGCCCGAAGGGGGAGAAGGGCTACTACATGGTCTCCGACGGGACGTCCAAGCCGGTGCGCTGGAGAATCCGTCCGCCTTCCTTCATCAACCTTGCCGCAATTCCGAAGATGGTAGAGGGACACCTCCTCTCCGACGTCATCGCGATCAACGCGAGCATTGACATCGTCATGGGAGAGATCGACCGATGAGCCATCAGCCTGTCTTTACCGCCACTGCGCGCAAGGAGCTCGATACGCTCCTCGGCCGCTATCCTACGAAGATGGCGGCGCTGCTCCCCGCGCTATGGATAGTGCAGCGCGAGCGCGGGTGGGTGAGCGAAGACGCCATGGCCGAGGTTGCGGGGGTGCTCGATCTGACACCCGCCTACGTGAAAGGCGTCGTGACGTTCTACACGATGTATCACCAGCATCCGGTCGGGAAATACTTCATCCAGGTCTGCACGACGTCGCCATGCGGAGTCTGCGGAGCCGAGGATGTGGTGAAGGCGTTCCTGCAGCACACGCGCACCGGCGAGCTGGGCGTCACTTCCGCCGACAACAAGTACACGGTGATCGAAGTCGAGTGCCTCGGCGCCTGTGGGTTCGCGACACCTGTCATGATCAACGAAGAGTTCATCGAGTCGGTCACTCCGGAAACAGTTCCGGAAATCCTGGCAAGACTTCCATAAATGGGTTATCCGCACAAATCGCATCCGCGCGAGACGCCGGTGCTCTCCCAGTACTTCGGCGATTCCGACGCGCGCTCACTGGACGGCTGGAAGAAGCGGGGCGGCTACCAGGCGCTCGAGAAGGCGCTCGGCATGGCTCCCGCCGACATCGTCAACATCGTCAAGGAATCGGGGCTGCGTGGTCGCGGCGGAGCCGGATTTCCGACCGGGCTCAAGTGGTCGTTCATGAAGCCGGGCGACGGCAAGCCGCATTACCTGTGCTGCAACGCCGACGAATCGGAGCCGGGCACGTTCAAGGACCGCGAAGTCATGCGCTGGACTCCGCATGGGCTGATCGAGGGATGCGCGATCGCCGCATACGCGATCGGAGCCGAAACGGTTTACATCTACATCCGCGGTGAGTTCACCGAGCCGCTGACCCGGATGGAAGCCGCCGTGCGCGAAGCGTACGACGCGGGCATCCTCGGCCCCAACGCGATGGGCACCGGCAAGCGCATTGACATGTACGTTCACAAGGGCGCGGGCGCTTACATCTGCGGCGAAGAGACGGCGCTCATGAACTCGCTCGAGGGCCGGCGCGGCAATCCGCGCATCAAGCCGCCGTTCCCCGCGGTCTCGGGAGTGTTTGGTCAGCCGACGACGATCAACAACGTCGAGACCCTCGCCGCCGTTCCGGCGATCCTTATGAAGGGCGCCGAATGGTACAAGGGGATGTCGCTGTCGAATCCCAGGAGCACGGGCTCCAAGCTGTTCTCCGTCTGCGGGAATGTCCGACTGCCGGGCACATATGAGGTCGTGCTCGGCTTCCCGTTCAAGGAATTCCTGAACGACCTGTGCGGCGGCCCTCCCGAGGGGAAGAAGTTCAAGGCCGTAATTCCGGGCGGCGCGTCGGTCCCGATCCAGACGATGGAGGAAGCCGAGGCGACGCTGATGGATTACGAGGGCTTCATCGCCCAGGGCTCGATGCTTGGATCGGGCGGCGTCATCGTCATTGATGACTCGCAGTCAATGGTGCGCGTGATCGCGCGGCTGGCGCGGTTCTTCGCCCACGAGAGCTGCGCGCAGTGCACGCAATGCCGCGAAGGCACGGCGTGGACGACGAAGATTCTCGAGCGCATCCGGGACGGGCAGGGCACGATGGAAGATCTGGACACGCTGATGGGAATCGCTGAGAACATGACCGGCACCACTATCTGCGTGTTGAGCGATTCGTGCGCGACCCCGGTCATTTCCGGCATCAACAAGTTCAGAAGCGAATTCGAGGCGCTGATCCATGGAAAGCGTGTGCACTCCGTGATGGCGGCGGTGGCCTGATGGCTGAGCAGATGGCTGAACAGAAGATGGTCAACCTCACGATCGAGGGACGGCCCGTAAGCGTGCCAGAGGGCACGTCCATCCTCGAGGCCGCGAAGACCGCGGGCATCCTCATTCCGCATTACTGCTATCACCCGAGTCTTCCCATTCCGGGCGTTTGCCGGATGTGCCTCGTCGAGGTGGAGAAGGCGCCGAAGCTCGCGCCGTCGTGCGCGACTTCGGTGGCCGAAGGCCAGGTCGTCCGCGTCCACACCGAACGCGCTCTCGAGGCGCGGAAGGGAGTGCTCGAGTTCCTGCTCATCAATCACCCTCTTGATTGTCCGATCTGCGACCAGTCCGGCGAGTGCGAGCTTCAGGACTTCACGTATCAGGAAGGGCGTGCGGATTCGCGATACCGCGACCCGAAGCGATTCAATCCGGTGGAGGATTTCGGCGGCGACGTGATGTACGTCCCCAATCGCTGCATCCTCTGCACCCGTTGCGTGCGCTTCATGGACGATCTCGCGCACGATACGGTCCTCAACGTCAGCGAGCGCGGCGACCGCGCGCTCATCGGAAAGTTCGAGGGTAAGGATCTCACGCACCCGTGGGCGGCGAACGTGATTGACCTCTGCCCGGTCGGTGCGCTGCTTTCCAAGGACTTCCTGAACAAGGCGCGCGCATGGGAACTGGACCGCGCTGCTTCCATCTGCCCCGGCTGCACCCAGGGCTGCAACATCATGATCGAGGTGCGGGACAACAGCGTCGCGCGTCTCAAGCCGCGTCCCAACGAGGACGTCAACAAGTTCTTCATGTGCGACAACGGCCGACTCAACTATCGGTGGATGAACCGGCAGGACAGAGCGGAGAAGCCGATGGTGCGCGCCGGCGGTGTCCTCGCCGCGACCGAGTGGGAGACAGCGATCAATTCCGCTGCGACAATTCTGCGCGGCGCGAGAGTGTTCGTTCTGGCGTCGCCGAGCCTCTCCAACGAGGCGCTGTTCCTGCTGTCGCAGCTCATCGAGCACAACGGCGGCACCGGCGTTTTCCGTGTCGCCACCGGTGAGGAAGCGCCGCTGCCCGGCGTCGAGGATCTCGCCCTTCGGCGCGATCGCGCCGCCAACGTCGCGGGCGCGGAGATGATGGGCTATTTCCGGTCGGACGCGCCGCTCGACGGGCTCGGAGAGGGCGACGTGCTCATCATCGCCGACGACGATCTCGAAGGTCTTTCCATAGATGCTGCCTCGCGTGCCGCTTCGGTAATCGTGATCGGAACGACAATGCCGAAGGGCATCGAGAAGCCTGCGGTCGTGCTGCCGATCTCCAACTTTTCCGAAGAAGAGGGGACGTTCACGAACCTTCGCGGGCGCGTGCAGCGATTCATGCAGGCCAAGGCCGCCCCTGGGCAGGCAAGGCCGAGCTGGCTCGTGCTCGGCGACCTTCTCGGTGCACTGGGAGCCCAGACGAGCTTCTTCCTTCCGTCCGACGTCTTCGCAAATCTCGCCGAGACGAAGCCTGATTTCGCCGGCCTGTCATACGACTCGCTCGGCATGCGCGGGCTTCCCGTGATGAGTGCCGGTGCGGGGGCGACTCGATGATCGCTCCGATCGCGCTTCTTCAGATCGCCAACCCGCAGCTGCCGCCGCCGGGTACCGGCGTCTTCGTGATCTTCACGCTGATCAAGATGATCATCGTGTTCATTGTCTACATGATGAGCGCGGCGCTCCTGACTCTCGCCGAGCGCAAGATCTCGGCGTGGATTCAGGGTCGGCACGGGCCCAATCGTGTCGGCGGCCGCGGCGGATGGCTGCAGCCGGTGGCGGACGGTGTGAAGAACTTCATGAAGGAGGAGACGTATCCAACCGCGGCGTACAAGCCGCTGTTCATACTGGCTCCGGTGCTCGTGTTCATTCCAGCGATGACCACGGTCGCGGTGATCCCCTTCGGCGCGCCGCTCCCGACACGGTGGGGTCTGATCCCGATGGTCGTCGCCGACCTTCCGGTCGGATTCCTGTTCATCTTGGCGATCTCGTCGCTTGGCGTGTACGGAATCGTGCTTGCCGGCTGGGCGTCCAACAACAAGTACGCATTGCTCGGCGGGCTGCGGTCCAGCGCGCAGATGATCTCTTACGAGATCTCGATGGGCATGTCCACGATCCCGGTGCTGCTCCTCGCGGGCAACGTGACCCTGAGCTCGATCGTGACGCAGCAGGCGTACGGCGGATGGAACATCGTCAACCTGACTATCGCGTTCTTCATATTCATGGTCTCGGCATTCGCCGAGACGAACCGCCTTCCGTTCGATCTTCCGGAGGCGGAGACGGAACTGGTTGCCGGCTACCACACGGAATACAGCGCGATGAAGTTCGCGCTGTTCCCGATCTCCGAGTACTGCAACATGATCACGGCGAGCGCGCTGATGGCGACGCTCTTCTTCGGCGGGTTCGACGTGCCGTTCACCGGGCGCGACAACATCGGTCCGTACAGCGGATGGCTCACGTTGCTGTCCATCGTGATCTTCCTGCTCAAGACAGCCTTCTTCCTGTTCGTGTATATCTGGATCCGGTGGACGGTTCCGCGTTTCCGTTATGACCAGCTCATGTCGCTGGGATGGCGCGTGATGCTGCCGCTGGCGCTCGCCTACATAATCATCATCGCGGCGGCGATCCTCATTCTCGATTCGGCGGGCATCAAGGAAGGAGCGATGTATGCGTCCATCCTTGGCGCAATAAACATGGCGCTCGTTGTCGTGCTGTTCGCGATTCTTGACCGGGGCAGGATACTGAGCCCGGCATATGGCCGGGTGCAGGCGGAAAGGCTGGCGCGACTGCAGCGCATAAGCAGTCGTTCTCCCCTCGCGACAGGAGAATCCGAATAATGGCGATCGGCGTGAAAGTGCTGGATCGTAATATCGAGGACGTCAGCTACATCAGAGCCACGCTCAAGGGAATGGGGATGACCTTCAGGCACCTGCTGGAGCCCAAGGTCACGGTCCAGTACCCCGAGGTGAAGTGGCCGATGTCTCCGCGCTGGCGGGGAACGCACCGGATGCTCACGACCGAGACGGGACAGGCGAAGTGCGTGGCATGCGGCCTTTGTCCGACGGTGTGCCCGGCCAATTGCATCAAGCTCGTGCCCGGTGAGGACGA
Proteins encoded in this region:
- the nuoD gene encoding NADH dehydrogenase (quinone) subunit D yields the protein MASGNRTIEVELSTTGLDAQGRPQRVPLVTNDGGSPLEISAPLAMEPELSGDHMLINIGPQHPATHGVLRLVLELDGETVVRCIPHIGYLHCGFEKIGEYRQYNQIIPWTDREDYLNSIGNNVAFALGAERLFGIDITERCEVLRVIAAELSRIISHLVWVGTTCIDIGAFTPFLWAFQERENVYNLLESWVGARLTTSATRVGGMAADIPSGWMDGLRQFMRTLPHTINEVDRIITKNGIWVGRTIGLGVMTPDEAINWGLSGPMLRASGVDYDVRKDFPYLGYENYDFDVPVGTNGDVYDRYLVRMEEMRQSVRILQQAADRLPDGPVNVDDARVILPPKSKATSEMESMIHHFKQVMEGPRPPAGESYVAVESPKGEKGYYMVSDGTSKPVRWRIRPPSFINLAAIPKMVEGHLLSDVIAINASIDIVMGEIDR
- the nuoF gene encoding NADH-quinone oxidoreductase subunit NuoF, which produces MGYPHKSHPRETPVLSQYFGDSDARSLDGWKKRGGYQALEKALGMAPADIVNIVKESGLRGRGGAGFPTGLKWSFMKPGDGKPHYLCCNADESEPGTFKDREVMRWTPHGLIEGCAIAAYAIGAETVYIYIRGEFTEPLTRMEAAVREAYDAGILGPNAMGTGKRIDMYVHKGAGAYICGEETALMNSLEGRRGNPRIKPPFPAVSGVFGQPTTINNVETLAAVPAILMKGAEWYKGMSLSNPRSTGSKLFSVCGNVRLPGTYEVVLGFPFKEFLNDLCGGPPEGKKFKAVIPGGASVPIQTMEEAEATLMDYEGFIAQGSMLGSGGVIVIDDSQSMVRVIARLARFFAHESCAQCTQCREGTAWTTKILERIRDGQGTMEDLDTLMGIAENMTGTTICVLSDSCATPVISGINKFRSEFEALIHGKRVHSVMAAVA
- a CDS encoding 2Fe-2S iron-sulfur cluster-binding protein, which gives rise to MAEQMAEQKMVNLTIEGRPVSVPEGTSILEAAKTAGILIPHYCYHPSLPIPGVCRMCLVEVEKAPKLAPSCATSVAEGQVVRVHTERALEARKGVLEFLLINHPLDCPICDQSGECELQDFTYQEGRADSRYRDPKRFNPVEDFGGDVMYVPNRCILCTRCVRFMDDLAHDTVLNVSERGDRALIGKFEGKDLTHPWAANVIDLCPVGALLSKDFLNKARAWELDRAASICPGCTQGCNIMIEVRDNSVARLKPRPNEDVNKFFMCDNGRLNYRWMNRQDRAEKPMVRAGGVLAATEWETAINSAATILRGARVFVLASPSLSNEALFLLSQLIEHNGGTGVFRVATGEEAPLPGVEDLALRRDRAANVAGAEMMGYFRSDAPLDGLGEGDVLIIADDDLEGLSIDAASRAASVIVIGTTMPKGIEKPAVVLPISNFSEEEGTFTNLRGRVQRFMQAKAAPGQARPSWLVLGDLLGALGAQTSFFLPSDVFANLAETKPDFAGLSYDSLGMRGLPVMSAGAGATR
- a CDS encoding NADH-quinone oxidoreductase subunit I — translated: MAIGVKVLDRNIEDVSYIRATLKGMGMTFRHLLEPKVTVQYPEVKWPMSPRWRGTHRMLTTETGQAKCVACGLCPTVCPANCIKLVPGEDEKGNRYPLVFEIDEFRCIFCGYCQEVCPEEAIHVGRHYENSEYSRAGFVYDLERLTAQTHPVCEMWDPDDPKGE
- a CDS encoding NAD(P)H-dependent oxidoreductase subunit E, whose translation is MSHQPVFTATARKELDTLLGRYPTKMAALLPALWIVQRERGWVSEDAMAEVAGVLDLTPAYVKGVVTFYTMYHQHPVGKYFIQVCTTSPCGVCGAEDVVKAFLQHTRTGELGVTSADNKYTVIEVECLGACGFATPVMINEEFIESVTPETVPEILARLP
- the nuoH gene encoding NADH-quinone oxidoreductase subunit NuoH; this translates as MIAPIALLQIANPQLPPPGTGVFVIFTLIKMIIVFIVYMMSAALLTLAERKISAWIQGRHGPNRVGGRGGWLQPVADGVKNFMKEETYPTAAYKPLFILAPVLVFIPAMTTVAVIPFGAPLPTRWGLIPMVVADLPVGFLFILAISSLGVYGIVLAGWASNNKYALLGGLRSSAQMISYEISMGMSTIPVLLLAGNVTLSSIVTQQAYGGWNIVNLTIAFFIFMVSAFAETNRLPFDLPEAETELVAGYHTEYSAMKFALFPISEYCNMITASALMATLFFGGFDVPFTGRDNIGPYSGWLTLLSIVIFLLKTAFFLFVYIWIRWTVPRFRYDQLMSLGWRVMLPLALAYIIIIAAAILILDSAGIKEGAMYASILGAINMALVVVLFAILDRGRILSPAYGRVQAERLARLQRISSRSPLATGESE